Proteins co-encoded in one Dyella humicola genomic window:
- a CDS encoding electron transfer flavoprotein subunit beta/FixA family protein: MKILVGYKRVVDYNVRIQVKPDGTGVITDGVKLSANPFDDIALEEALRLREKGVAEEVVVVGIGPADLTAHLRNGLAMGANRAIHVLTADAVQPLTAARVFQKLVEKEQPGLVILGKQAIDDDANQTGQMLAALWDRPQATFASKVEIADGKATVTREVDAGLEVIEAELPAVITTDLRLNEPRFIKLPDIMKAKSKPIDLVELGSLGVESNAHLKTTHYAAPAKRSKGVMVKDAAELVAALKQKGLL, encoded by the coding sequence ATGAAGATTCTCGTTGGCTACAAGCGCGTTGTGGACTACAACGTGCGCATCCAGGTCAAGCCCGATGGCACCGGCGTGATCACCGATGGCGTCAAGCTTTCCGCCAATCCGTTTGACGACATCGCGCTGGAAGAGGCACTGCGCCTTCGCGAAAAAGGTGTCGCGGAAGAGGTGGTGGTGGTTGGCATTGGCCCGGCGGACCTGACCGCACACCTGCGCAACGGCCTGGCCATGGGTGCCAATCGTGCGATCCACGTGCTGACGGCGGATGCCGTGCAACCGCTGACGGCTGCGCGAGTGTTTCAGAAGCTGGTCGAGAAGGAACAGCCCGGCCTCGTCATTCTTGGTAAGCAAGCCATCGACGATGACGCCAACCAGACCGGCCAGATGCTGGCTGCGTTGTGGGATCGCCCGCAGGCGACGTTCGCCAGCAAGGTCGAGATCGCCGATGGCAAAGCCACGGTAACGCGCGAAGTCGATGCCGGCCTGGAGGTGATCGAAGCAGAGCTGCCCGCGGTCATCACCACCGATCTGCGCCTCAACGAGCCACGCTTCATCAAGTTGCCGGACATCATGAAGGCCAAGTCCAAGCCGATCGACCTGGTCGAACTTGGTTCCTTGGGCGTCGAGAGCAACGCCCATCTGAAGACCACGCATTACGCCGCGCCGGCCAAACGCAGCAAGGGCGTGATGGTCAAGGACGCGGCCGAACTGGTCGCAGCGCTGAAGCAGAAAGGTCTGCTTTAA
- a CDS encoding glycosyltransferase produces the protein MRILLIAYGFPPLASPQAIRWYYLTRELVKLGVDVHVLAPDLPSAGRSALELPAGVVVHRCHAGGFAAWVAQLKRPRAAASAPSSSASVPAKRGLNWKGRLYQKLDALIGLWTYSDNRGQWRKFALGEARRVIEAIQPDAIVSSHEPPVSLEVGLQCGRGRVWLADLGDPVLAPYTPKRWHRRAWALEESVCDSAAAVSVTTEATRKLLIERHGAAPDKILVLPQGYDDALPIEFSAAPPINRQQPLQLLYTGRFYAFRDPTALLEAVLEQDDVQLTIVAPEISADHLALIERSQGRIVFLGEQPHARALALQQACDVLVNIGNALDAQTPGKLFEYLGSGKPVLHCYSVEDDPANALIAQTGRGWSCRNRSADLRAFLQVLTESPERCYGELSNDVARIAAYGWSRLAQRWLDRCRLEVTRARAG, from the coding sequence GTGCGCATACTTCTCATCGCATATGGTTTTCCACCGCTGGCTTCGCCGCAGGCAATACGCTGGTATTACCTGACGCGCGAACTCGTCAAGCTTGGCGTTGATGTTCATGTACTGGCGCCGGATTTGCCCAGCGCGGGCCGCTCCGCGCTGGAGCTTCCCGCTGGTGTCGTTGTGCATCGATGCCATGCCGGTGGCTTCGCCGCATGGGTGGCGCAACTGAAACGGCCCAGAGCTGCCGCGTCCGCTCCGTCTTCCTCCGCTAGCGTTCCCGCCAAAAGAGGGCTCAACTGGAAGGGGCGGCTATACCAGAAGCTTGATGCATTGATTGGCTTGTGGACTTACTCGGACAACCGTGGCCAATGGCGGAAGTTCGCACTCGGCGAGGCCCGGCGGGTCATCGAAGCCATTCAGCCCGATGCCATCGTCAGCTCGCACGAACCGCCCGTTTCCCTCGAGGTCGGCCTGCAATGCGGGCGCGGACGCGTATGGTTGGCTGATCTCGGGGATCCCGTATTGGCGCCCTATACGCCCAAACGCTGGCATCGGCGCGCCTGGGCGCTGGAGGAGAGCGTATGCGATTCGGCAGCGGCCGTGAGCGTCACCACTGAGGCGACGCGCAAGTTGCTGATCGAGCGGCATGGGGCCGCTCCTGACAAGATTCTCGTGCTGCCGCAGGGCTACGATGACGCTTTGCCCATTGAGTTCAGCGCGGCCCCACCGATTAATCGCCAGCAACCGTTGCAGCTGTTGTATACGGGCCGCTTCTACGCTTTTCGGGACCCGACGGCATTGCTGGAGGCCGTGCTGGAGCAGGATGATGTTCAGCTTACGATCGTCGCTCCGGAAATAAGTGCGGATCACCTTGCCTTGATCGAGCGCAGCCAGGGGCGGATCGTTTTTCTAGGCGAACAGCCTCATGCGCGCGCGCTGGCGCTGCAGCAGGCGTGCGATGTGCTGGTGAATATTGGCAATGCCCTGGACGCGCAGACGCCGGGGAAGCTGTTCGAATATCTGGGCAGCGGCAAGCCCGTGCTGCACTGCTATTCGGTCGAAGACGATCCGGCCAACGCGTTGATCGCGCAGACCGGACGGGGTTGGTCCTGCCGTAATCGAAGTGCCGACTTGCGCGCATTTCTGCAGGTGCTGACGGAGTCGCCGGAGCGTTGCTATGGCGAGTTGTCGAACGACGTAGCACGCATCGCCGCTTACGGCTGGTCCCGTCTTGCGCAGCGTTGGCTGGATCGATGCCGGCTCGAGGTGACGCGTGCCCGGGCAGGCTGA
- a CDS encoding electron transfer flavoprotein subunit alpha/FixB family protein produces the protein MSKILVIAEHLGGKLNPSTARAVSAAVAVKPETIDVLVLADQVEPIAAEAAKIEGVSRVLTIARAENAHPLAAVLAPQIAKVAAGYSHVFAPSTTFGKDVAPRVAALLGVAQVSDVMSVESSHTFKRPMYAGNAIVTVEADGDTTVVATIRTASWPAANIGANAAPVEAMSIDVSLPAHTRFVELRQGKSDRPDLQSASKVVSGGRGVGSKENFEIIYKFADKIGAAVGASRAAVDAGYVPNELQVGQTGKIIAPELYMAIGISGAIQHLTGIKDAGTIVAINKDGEAPIFEIADIGLVGDLFKLIPELEQALG, from the coding sequence ATGAGCAAAATTCTCGTCATCGCCGAACATCTGGGCGGCAAGCTGAACCCTTCCACCGCGCGCGCCGTGAGTGCTGCCGTGGCCGTCAAGCCGGAGACCATCGACGTGTTGGTGCTGGCTGATCAAGTCGAGCCCATCGCCGCCGAGGCAGCGAAGATCGAAGGCGTCAGTCGCGTACTGACCATCGCCCGGGCCGAGAATGCGCATCCACTGGCAGCCGTACTGGCGCCGCAGATCGCCAAGGTCGCCGCTGGCTACAGCCACGTGTTCGCGCCGTCCACTACGTTCGGCAAGGATGTCGCCCCGCGCGTTGCGGCGCTGCTCGGCGTGGCCCAGGTCAGCGACGTGATGAGCGTGGAATCCAGCCACACGTTCAAGCGCCCGATGTACGCCGGCAACGCCATCGTTACCGTCGAGGCGGATGGCGACACCACCGTCGTCGCCACCATCCGCACGGCGTCATGGCCCGCCGCCAATATCGGTGCCAACGCGGCTCCCGTAGAAGCGATGTCCATCGATGTGTCCCTGCCTGCACACACCCGCTTCGTGGAGTTGCGCCAGGGCAAGAGCGACCGTCCGGACCTGCAGAGCGCCAGCAAGGTGGTTTCTGGCGGTCGTGGCGTCGGCTCGAAGGAAAACTTCGAGATCATCTATAAATTTGCCGACAAAATTGGCGCCGCCGTCGGAGCATCGCGCGCCGCCGTGGACGCCGGCTATGTACCCAATGAGCTGCAAGTCGGCCAGACTGGCAAGATCATCGCGCCGGAGCTCTACATGGCCATCGGCATCTCCGGAGCCATCCAGCATCTGACTGGCATCAAGGACGCCGGCACGATCGTGGCGATCAACAAGGACGGCGAAGCGCCAATCTTTGAGATCGCGGATATCGGCCTGGTGGGTGATCTCTTCAAACTGATCCCGGAACTCGAGCAGGCGCTGGGATAA
- a CDS encoding glycosyltransferase: protein MRRLHYLLQRAANSMAQRGVRSTVSRIAQEFRRRPAQEAAWQLEALDAPFSPFALPNAVTPRVSVIIPTYGKLPYTLACLRSIARHGAQAPFEVIVVDDAASDEDVSPLQQIENLRLLRNPRNLGFGGSCNAGAAMARGEYLLFLNNDTQVTPGWLDELLACFDDARCGIAGSRLAYPDGRLQEAGAIVYANGEAWNYGRFEDRDDPRLLYRRDADYVSGAALMIDARLFASVGGFDPRYSPAYCEDMDLAFAVRAAGRRVIYQPASLVIHCEGVSSGVDPFVGVKQYQITNRAKFVEKWRGQLQRHPAPKTPVERALHHAAWRHLLIVDALAPDPTRDSGSLRLINIMKLIIDMGWRISFMPDNGRASTDEIALLGKLGVQTLCRPWAPSLATWLKREGSSLDAIMFCRHYVADPHMALARQFAPNAKLLFDTVDLHFLREQRAAEHTGNAALSRQAKLSRQRELSLIEASDVTFVVSPIEQALLAEQMTHARVELLSNVHELYGRAAGFAERRDLVFVGGFGHPPNEDAVHWLVTEVFPRVRQQNPLIQLHVIGDMPEAAQKRYASDGVLIHGRVPELTPWMNGCRIALAPLRYGAGVKGKVNMAMSHGLPVVGTSVAAEGMMFVDGVDILLADDADAFAAAILRLYDDEALWYRLSDAGLDNVRKYFSFEAARLTLQRVLD, encoded by the coding sequence TTGAGGCGCCTGCACTATCTACTGCAGCGCGCTGCCAACAGCATGGCGCAGCGCGGTGTACGCAGCACGGTATCCCGCATTGCACAGGAGTTCCGGCGACGCCCCGCGCAGGAGGCTGCGTGGCAACTGGAAGCATTGGACGCGCCGTTTTCGCCGTTTGCCTTGCCGAACGCCGTCACACCACGTGTATCGGTGATCATTCCGACTTACGGCAAGCTCCCGTATACATTGGCCTGCCTGCGCTCGATCGCCCGACATGGTGCACAGGCGCCCTTCGAAGTCATCGTCGTTGACGATGCTGCATCTGACGAGGACGTGTCGCCGCTGCAACAGATCGAAAACCTGCGCCTGCTGCGGAATCCGCGCAACCTGGGCTTTGGGGGCAGCTGCAACGCGGGTGCAGCCATGGCTCGCGGCGAGTATCTGTTGTTCCTCAATAACGACACCCAGGTCACGCCGGGCTGGCTGGACGAACTACTCGCGTGTTTCGACGACGCCCGCTGCGGCATCGCCGGCAGCCGGCTTGCCTATCCGGACGGCCGCCTGCAGGAAGCCGGCGCCATCGTCTATGCCAATGGCGAAGCCTGGAACTACGGGCGCTTTGAAGACCGCGACGACCCACGCCTGCTGTACCGGCGCGATGCGGATTACGTGTCCGGTGCCGCCCTGATGATTGATGCCAGGCTGTTCGCCAGCGTGGGCGGCTTCGACCCGCGTTATTCGCCCGCCTATTGCGAAGACATGGACTTGGCCTTTGCGGTGCGCGCAGCGGGACGACGGGTGATCTACCAGCCGGCCAGCCTGGTGATTCATTGCGAAGGCGTGAGTTCTGGCGTGGACCCCTTCGTAGGCGTCAAGCAGTACCAGATCACCAACCGCGCAAAGTTTGTCGAGAAGTGGCGGGGCCAGCTGCAGCGGCATCCCGCGCCCAAGACTCCCGTCGAACGTGCATTGCATCATGCAGCCTGGCGCCACCTGCTCATCGTGGATGCCTTGGCACCCGACCCCACCCGTGACTCAGGCTCACTGCGCCTGATCAACATCATGAAGCTGATCATCGACATGGGATGGCGGATCAGCTTCATGCCGGACAACGGCCGGGCCAGTACCGATGAGATCGCCTTGCTGGGAAAGCTTGGTGTACAGACGCTTTGCAGGCCGTGGGCACCATCGCTGGCCACCTGGCTCAAGCGCGAGGGCTCATCCCTCGATGCCATCATGTTTTGCCGCCATTACGTCGCCGACCCTCACATGGCACTGGCACGCCAATTTGCGCCTAACGCAAAGCTGTTGTTCGACACCGTCGATCTGCATTTTCTCCGCGAGCAGCGCGCCGCCGAACACACGGGCAACGCCGCACTTAGCCGCCAGGCGAAACTGTCGCGACAGCGTGAGCTCTCGCTCATTGAAGCCAGCGACGTCACCTTTGTGGTCAGCCCGATCGAGCAAGCACTTCTGGCGGAACAGATGACGCATGCCCGCGTGGAGTTGCTGTCCAACGTGCACGAGCTTTATGGGCGGGCGGCGGGCTTTGCGGAACGGCGTGACCTCGTCTTCGTAGGTGGCTTTGGACATCCGCCCAACGAGGACGCTGTGCACTGGTTGGTGACGGAGGTATTCCCACGGGTCCGCCAGCAAAATCCGCTAATCCAGCTCCATGTCATTGGCGACATGCCCGAAGCGGCGCAGAAACGCTACGCGAGCGATGGCGTCCTGATCCACGGCCGCGTCCCCGAGCTTACGCCGTGGATGAATGGATGTCGCATTGCACTCGCGCCGCTGCGCTATGGTGCGGGCGTGAAAGGCAAGGTGAATATGGCCATGAGCCATGGCTTGCCTGTCGTGGGCACGTCGGTGGCGGCTGAAGGCATGATGTTCGTCGACGGCGTCGACATTTTGCTGGCCGATGATGCCGATGCGTTCGCAGCGGCCATCCTGCGGCTTTATGACGACGAGGCCTTGTGGTATCGCCTTTCGGATGCGGGACTCGACAACGTCCGGAAATACTTTTCGTTCGAGGCGGCGCGCCTGACCCTGCAGCGCGTCCTCGATTGA
- a CDS encoding electron transfer flavoprotein-ubiquinone oxidoreductase: MSERETMEYDVIVVGAGPSGLSFAIRLKQLKPEISVCVIEKASTIGAQILSGAVIEPQPLDALLPGWRDNPPPICVAAGEDEFWLLSKTGARKLPVPPGMNNHGNFIVSLGAMCAWMAPQAEALGVDVFPGFAAADNIYNDDGSVAGVRIGDMGVAKDGSHKPGYTEGIDIKAKVTVLAEGARGSLTKQLIKRFKLDQDSDPQGYSIGIKELWQLPAGRVVPGKIVHSFGWPADSHTYGGSFLYHLDKDRVALGYVSGLDYTDPNYQPWEAFQQWKNHPSVKALLEGGTILSAGARAIVTGGYQSLPKLEMPGALLIGDTAGLLNVPKIKGTHQAIKSGMLAAEHLAANDLNPAGFDAKLRSSDVMAELKQVRNIKPAFKKGLWFGMLNAAWETATGGASPWTLKNKADWSSLHKLGECEEPKRDYVQRELAPRDRLAGVYFAATEHDEDQPIHLHVADTSVCVTKCAVEYGNPCTRFCPAGVYEIVDDEAGKRLQINAANCVHCKTCDIKDPYEIITWVTPEGGSGPNYQNL; the protein is encoded by the coding sequence ATGAGCGAACGCGAAACAATGGAATACGACGTCATCGTCGTCGGCGCGGGCCCCTCAGGCCTCTCGTTCGCCATTCGCCTGAAGCAGCTCAAGCCCGAAATCAGCGTGTGTGTGATCGAGAAAGCTTCGACCATCGGCGCGCAAATCCTCTCGGGCGCGGTGATCGAACCGCAGCCGCTGGACGCACTGCTGCCAGGCTGGCGCGACAATCCGCCGCCCATCTGCGTAGCGGCCGGCGAGGACGAGTTCTGGCTGCTCAGCAAGACCGGCGCGCGCAAGCTGCCGGTGCCGCCGGGCATGAACAACCACGGCAACTTCATCGTGTCGCTTGGCGCGATGTGCGCCTGGATGGCGCCTCAGGCCGAAGCGCTGGGCGTGGACGTGTTCCCCGGTTTCGCCGCTGCCGACAACATCTACAACGACGATGGCTCCGTCGCCGGCGTACGCATCGGCGATATGGGCGTGGCCAAGGACGGTTCACACAAGCCCGGTTACACCGAGGGCATCGACATCAAGGCCAAGGTCACCGTGCTCGCCGAAGGTGCGCGTGGCAGCCTGACCAAGCAGCTGATCAAGCGCTTCAAGCTGGACCAGGACAGTGACCCGCAAGGTTACTCCATCGGCATCAAGGAGCTGTGGCAGCTTCCCGCGGGGCGCGTCGTGCCCGGCAAGATCGTGCACAGCTTCGGCTGGCCGGCCGACAGCCACACCTATGGCGGCAGCTTCCTGTATCACCTGGACAAGGATCGGGTCGCGCTCGGCTACGTCAGCGGCCTCGACTACACCGACCCCAACTACCAGCCGTGGGAAGCGTTCCAGCAGTGGAAGAACCACCCGTCGGTGAAAGCGCTGCTGGAAGGTGGCACCATTCTTTCGGCAGGCGCACGCGCCATCGTCACCGGCGGCTATCAGTCGCTACCGAAGCTGGAAATGCCTGGCGCCTTGCTGATCGGCGACACCGCCGGCCTGCTCAACGTACCCAAGATCAAGGGCACGCATCAGGCCATCAAGAGCGGCATGCTCGCTGCCGAGCACCTGGCCGCGAACGATCTCAATCCCGCCGGATTCGACGCCAAGCTGCGCAGCTCTGACGTGATGGCCGAACTGAAGCAGGTGCGCAACATCAAGCCCGCATTCAAGAAGGGCCTGTGGTTCGGCATGCTCAACGCGGCATGGGAAACCGCGACCGGCGGCGCGTCGCCGTGGACGCTCAAGAACAAGGCGGACTGGTCCTCACTGCACAAACTCGGCGAGTGCGAGGAACCCAAGCGCGACTACGTTCAGCGCGAACTGGCGCCGCGCGATCGCCTCGCCGGCGTGTATTTCGCTGCCACGGAACACGACGAGGACCAACCGATCCACCTGCACGTGGCCGATACCTCGGTGTGCGTGACGAAATGCGCGGTGGAATACGGCAACCCCTGCACCCGCTTCTGTCCCGCTGGCGTCTATGAGATCGTCGACGATGAAGCCGGCAAGCGCCTGCAGATCAATGCCGCCAACTGTGTGCACTGCAAGACCTGTGACATCAAGGACCCGTACGAGATCATTACCTGGGTGACGCCGGAAGGTGGTTCGGGGCCGAATTACCAGAATCTGTGA
- a CDS encoding amidase encodes MSQQPPISDLDLRRATMCQLLHWLAAERVQPQALAEVYQEAIERINPQLNAYVSLSPAMLQEQALAAQHRRRDGVIGRLDGLPVALKDNFDIAGWPTHAGLIGRLKPVTEDAHVVARLRASGALLIGKTNMDEGALGAVTDNPHYGPTHNPHRHGYTAGGSSGGAAAAVAAGLAVAALGSDSLGSIRIPASYCGVYAIKPTHGEISARGVVPAARRLDTVGLIARSADDLTVLLQVLAGYDADDARSRRRRVALSPPDWEPGNLRAGLLPNLAGLGVQPEVIEVFEAALAKWPRELGERRTVDFSDWDFARTRRAGLLLMEAEMLGTFADDLADTDHRVSEHFRRLLGYAAAKTAADYAAADRVLDAATLKMRRLFAQIDVLVMPTTPQGAFPLDGPVPDSQADLTSFASLAGCPAVSIPMGYLPNGMPIGLQLVGARGSDLRLLELASVCASTLDVEPAYPAIV; translated from the coding sequence ATGAGTCAACAGCCCCCGATCAGCGATCTCGACCTTCGTCGGGCCACCATGTGCCAGCTCTTGCATTGGCTGGCCGCGGAGCGCGTGCAGCCCCAGGCGCTGGCCGAGGTCTATCAGGAGGCCATCGAGCGGATCAATCCCCAGCTCAACGCTTATGTCAGCCTGAGTCCAGCGATGCTGCAAGAGCAGGCCCTGGCAGCCCAGCATCGTCGACGCGACGGGGTCATCGGCAGGCTCGACGGCCTCCCGGTGGCGCTCAAGGACAATTTCGACATCGCGGGGTGGCCCACCCACGCCGGGCTGATTGGTCGCTTGAAGCCGGTGACGGAGGATGCGCACGTGGTGGCGCGGCTGCGCGCTTCCGGCGCGCTCTTGATCGGCAAGACCAATATGGATGAAGGGGCGCTGGGGGCGGTCACTGACAACCCTCATTATGGGCCAACGCATAACCCTCATCGTCACGGCTATACCGCTGGCGGCTCATCGGGTGGTGCGGCGGCGGCGGTGGCTGCTGGGTTGGCGGTGGCCGCCCTGGGTTCGGACAGCCTTGGCTCGATCCGTATCCCGGCCAGCTATTGCGGCGTGTACGCGATCAAGCCGACCCATGGTGAAATTTCCGCGCGCGGCGTCGTGCCGGCAGCGCGGCGGCTGGACACGGTAGGCTTGATCGCGCGCAGCGCCGACGACCTCACCGTGCTGCTACAGGTGCTGGCTGGCTATGACGCCGACGACGCACGCTCGCGTCGCCGCCGCGTGGCGCTTTCGCCGCCGGACTGGGAGCCGGGCAACCTGCGCGCGGGCCTGTTGCCGAATCTGGCCGGGCTCGGCGTGCAGCCCGAAGTGATCGAAGTATTCGAAGCGGCGCTGGCGAAATGGCCGCGGGAGCTGGGCGAGCGCCGGACCGTCGATTTCTCCGACTGGGATTTCGCGCGTACCCGGCGCGCAGGCTTGCTGTTGATGGAGGCAGAGATGCTCGGCACCTTTGCCGACGATCTTGCCGACACCGACCATCGCGTGTCCGAACATTTTCGACGCCTGCTGGGCTATGCCGCTGCCAAGACCGCGGCGGATTACGCCGCTGCCGATCGCGTGCTGGATGCGGCCACACTCAAGATGCGTCGACTGTTCGCCCAGATCGACGTACTCGTCATGCCCACCACACCGCAGGGCGCGTTCCCGTTGGATGGTCCGGTGCCGGATTCCCAGGCCGACCTCACCAGTTTCGCCAGCCTGGCCGGCTGCCCCGCGGTGAGCATTCCGATGGGCTACCTGCCCAACGGCATGCCAATCGGCTTGCAGCTGGTGGGTGCTCGCGGGTCCGATCTGCGCCTGCTGGAACTGGCTTCGGTGTGCGCCTCCACGCTCGATGTCGAGCCCGCGTATCCGGCCATTGTCTGA